A genomic region of bacterium contains the following coding sequences:
- the proS gene encoding proline--tRNA ligase yields the protein MAKGITTREADYSQWYLDVVAAAELAEHAAVKGCMVIKPTGYAIWEMIQSQLDKMFKASGHVNAYFPLFIPESFLKKEAEHVEGFAPECAVVTHGGGKRLEEPLVVRPTSETIIWSTYKNWIQSYRDLPILINQWANVVRWEMRTRLFLRTTEFLWQEGHTAHATAEEAEAETLKILDIYRRFAEEYMATPVFYGLKTDAQRFAGAVRTYCIEAMMQDRKALQAGTSHNLGQNFARAFDVTFQSEQGRLEYVYASSWGVSTRLIGGLIMTHSDDNGLVLPPRLAPVKAVLVPIWKEDAEREKMTARARELTAGWEESISFRIDDRDQYRPGYKFNEWEKKGVPVRIEMGPKDLAAHQVVLVRRDTGVKITVPQENLLPRLQNLLEEIQKNLFERARVFRDANTFTVDAYADLADQIEKPGGFFWVHWCGSPACEEKFQEEHKATIRLVPLNEKKEEGACIVCGKPSHQRVLVAKSY from the coding sequence ATGGCCAAAGGAATCACCACACGCGAAGCTGATTATTCACAATGGTATCTGGATGTTGTGGCGGCAGCCGAACTCGCCGAACATGCCGCAGTCAAAGGCTGCATGGTCATTAAACCCACCGGCTATGCCATCTGGGAGATGATCCAGTCCCAACTGGACAAGATGTTCAAGGCCAGCGGGCATGTCAACGCCTATTTCCCCCTCTTTATCCCGGAGAGCTTTCTCAAGAAAGAGGCCGAGCACGTCGAAGGCTTCGCTCCAGAATGCGCAGTGGTCACCCATGGCGGCGGCAAACGGCTTGAGGAGCCGCTGGTGGTCCGCCCCACCTCGGAGACCATTATCTGGTCGACCTACAAGAACTGGATCCAGAGTTATCGCGACCTGCCCATCCTGATCAACCAGTGGGCCAACGTTGTGCGCTGGGAAATGCGCACCCGCCTCTTTCTGCGCACGACCGAATTTCTCTGGCAGGAGGGGCACACCGCCCACGCCACGGCCGAGGAGGCTGAAGCGGAGACCCTCAAGATCCTCGATATTTACCGCCGCTTCGCCGAAGAGTACATGGCGACGCCGGTTTTCTATGGCCTCAAGACCGATGCCCAACGCTTTGCCGGCGCGGTGCGAACCTACTGCATCGAGGCGATGATGCAGGACCGCAAGGCCCTGCAGGCGGGAACCTCGCATAATCTCGGCCAGAATTTTGCCAGGGCTTTTGATGTCACCTTCCAGAGCGAGCAGGGGCGGCTCGAGTATGTATATGCGAGCAGTTGGGGCGTTTCGACGCGGCTGATCGGGGGGTTGATCATGACCCACAGCGATGACAACGGCCTGGTCCTGCCGCCGCGGCTGGCGCCGGTCAAGGCGGTCCTCGTACCGATTTGGAAAGAGGATGCGGAGCGGGAGAAGATGACAGCCCGGGCGCGCGAGCTGACGGCCGGTTGGGAGGAGTCGATTTCGTTCAGGATTGACGATCGCGACCAGTACCGTCCCGGTTACAAGTTCAACGAGTGGGAGAAAAAGGGGGTGCCGGTCCGGATCGAGATGGGGCCGAAGGATCTCGCCGCTCACCAGGTCGTCCTGGTCCGCCGTGACACCGGCGTCAAGATCACCGTGCCGCAGGAGAATCTGCTCCCCCGTCTCCAGAACTTGCTGGAGGAGATTCAGAAGAACCTCTTCGAGCGCGCCAGGGTCTTCCGCGATGCCAATACCTTCACTGTCGATGCCTATGCCGATCTCGCTGACCAGATCGAAAAGCCGGGCGGTTTTTTCTGGGTTCATTGGTGCGGTTCTCCGGCGTGCGAGGAAAAATTCCAGGAAGAGCACAAGGCGACCATCCGTCTTGTGCCCTTGAATGAGAAAAAGGAAGAGGGCGCCTGTATCGTGTGCGGCAAACCCTCCCACCAGCGCGTTCTGGTGGCCAAATCCTATTAA
- the era gene encoding GTPase Era, translating into MSQTPQQEEKGGAGPFRSGYVAIAGQPNVGKSTLINRLMQFKLSITTPKPQTTRHRIMGILTAEAYQIVFLDTPGLITPSYRLQEVMMETTHRAAADADLVLFMVTAAGKPEPRDLEILADLAALGKSLLLGINKIDLVEKTTLLPFLDAWNGHHRFAAIIPFSARSGENCEVLLETLVGLLPAGAPFYDRETLTEHPERFFVSEIIREKIFAHYGEEIPYSTAVIIDEFKEGRPGRKDVIKARIVVERQTQKGIIIGKGGAMLRKLGEESRLEIEAFLERPVFLELWVTVRDKWRTKDTFLREFGYQG; encoded by the coding sequence GTGAGCCAGACTCCACAGCAGGAAGAAAAGGGGGGCGCGGGCCCCTTCCGCTCCGGCTACGTTGCTATCGCCGGGCAGCCCAACGTCGGCAAGTCGACCCTGATCAACCGGCTGATGCAGTTCAAGCTGTCGATCACGACCCCAAAGCCGCAGACGACCCGGCACCGCATCATGGGCATTCTCACCGCAGAAGCCTATCAGATTGTCTTTCTCGACACCCCGGGCCTGATCACCCCCAGCTACCGGCTTCAGGAGGTGATGATGGAGACGACGCACCGGGCGGCGGCCGACGCCGATCTGGTGCTCTTCATGGTAACCGCTGCGGGCAAGCCGGAGCCGCGCGACCTCGAGATCCTGGCCGACCTTGCCGCGCTCGGCAAATCCTTACTGCTCGGGATCAACAAGATCGATCTGGTGGAGAAGACCACCTTGCTGCCTTTTCTCGACGCATGGAATGGCCACCATCGTTTTGCCGCCATCATCCCCTTCTCGGCGCGCAGTGGTGAAAACTGTGAGGTCCTGCTGGAGACCCTGGTCGGACTCCTGCCGGCCGGAGCGCCCTTTTATGACCGAGAGACCTTGACCGAGCATCCGGAGCGTTTCTTCGTCAGCGAGATCATCCGCGAGAAGATTTTTGCCCATTACGGCGAAGAGATCCCGTACTCGACCGCGGTGATCATTGATGAGTTCAAAGAGGGGCGGCCGGGCCGCAAGGACGTGATCAAGGCGCGGATTGTGGTGGAGCGGCAGACGCAAAAGGGGATCATCATTGGCAAGGGCGGGGCGATGCTACGCAAGCTGGGTGAGGAGTCGCGGCTCGAGATCGAGGCCTTTCTGGAACGCCCTGTTTTTCTCGAGCTTTGGGTGACCGTGCGGGACAAGTGGCGCACGAAGGATACGTTTCTCAGGGAATTTGGCTATCAGGGGTAG
- a CDS encoding SpoIID/LytB domain-containing protein, with translation MKRTNRFILAGLLLLAAGCARMRYVPVVGDPIIRVGIVEDQDAIYFEPQNEFTVLSYEEKENFRALEKGLWKATIHSLIPNALQYQIQLYESLEATRADERARQYRSRGMAVVLKNQGEQLQAGDKMLIDRTYHRVLLDRNFASAEEAETYLRSSNSLAGGRVVRSLDDVVMGKIALQSPSSRTTIITQALRITGANVILRDVEVGSGYHWARNEARTYGGEMELRISAKGKLTAINVVPLELYLRGVVAGEMANTFPDEALKAQAIISRTMFLNSFGRVHRGAEFDVCDDVHCQAYVGIARNSEAVDKAVSGTKGLVLTWHDELCSASYSAMCGGHTANAAEVWDGGGEPYLKGLLDTRTPIGQFDLSKEENARIWVRSRPDVCCNLEAAGHPDFGKYAEKYFRWVERIPRVELEKSIAEYAGTSIGQLVDIVPLHRGVSGRLVSINCVGTEESVQVRKELNIRRALSKSTLYSSCFTIEKEGVKNGLAETFVFRGAGWGHGVGLCQLGAGVRAQKGETVSEILAWYYPGTQIKQLY, from the coding sequence ATGAAACGGACTAATAGATTCATTCTCGCAGGATTGCTGTTGCTGGCCGCCGGCTGTGCGCGGATGCGCTACGTCCCCGTTGTCGGCGATCCAATCATCCGCGTCGGCATCGTGGAAGATCAGGATGCGATCTATTTCGAGCCGCAAAATGAGTTCACCGTCCTCAGTTATGAGGAGAAGGAAAATTTTCGGGCTTTGGAGAAGGGCCTGTGGAAAGCGACGATTCACTCGCTGATCCCCAACGCCCTGCAGTATCAGATCCAGCTATATGAATCCCTCGAAGCAACGCGCGCCGATGAGCGGGCGCGGCAGTATCGCAGCAGGGGCATGGCGGTCGTCCTCAAGAATCAGGGGGAGCAGCTTCAAGCGGGCGACAAGATGCTGATTGACCGCACCTATCATCGGGTTTTGCTCGATCGTAATTTTGCCAGCGCCGAGGAGGCCGAAACCTATCTCAGATCCAGCAACTCGCTGGCCGGCGGCCGGGTGGTGCGAAGCCTGGACGATGTGGTCATGGGCAAGATCGCCCTGCAGTCCCCCTCCAGTCGCACCACTATCATCACCCAGGCCCTGCGCATCACCGGTGCCAACGTCATTTTGCGCGATGTCGAGGTGGGCAGCGGGTATCACTGGGCGCGCAACGAGGCCCGCACCTACGGCGGTGAGATGGAGCTGCGTATCAGCGCCAAGGGCAAACTGACGGCGATCAACGTCGTCCCCCTCGAATTGTATTTACGCGGCGTGGTGGCCGGTGAAATGGCCAACACCTTTCCGGATGAAGCCCTCAAGGCCCAGGCGATCATCTCACGCACGATGTTCCTCAACAGTTTCGGGCGTGTGCATCGCGGTGCCGAATTCGATGTCTGCGACGATGTTCATTGCCAGGCTTACGTCGGGATTGCCCGTAACAGCGAGGCCGTCGATAAGGCGGTCTCCGGGACCAAGGGTTTGGTGCTGACCTGGCATGACGAACTCTGCTCCGCGAGTTACTCGGCCATGTGCGGCGGACATACCGCCAATGCCGCTGAGGTTTGGGACGGCGGCGGCGAACCTTACCTCAAGGGTCTGCTCGACACCCGCACCCCTATCGGTCAGTTCGATCTGAGCAAGGAAGAGAATGCCCGGATCTGGGTCCGCTCGAGACCCGATGTCTGCTGCAATCTCGAGGCTGCCGGCCACCCCGATTTCGGCAAATACGCGGAGAAATACTTCCGCTGGGTGGAGCGTATCCCGCGCGTCGAACTGGAAAAATCGATCGCCGAGTATGCCGGCACTTCCATCGGGCAACTGGTGGACATCGTGCCCTTGCATCGCGGCGTCTCGGGCCGTTTGGTGAGCATCAATTGCGTCGGCACCGAGGAGAGCGTTCAGGTGCGGAAGGAATTGAATATCCGCCGGGCGCTCTCCAAATCGACGCTCTATTCCTCCTGTTTCACCATTGAAAAGGAGGGCGTGAAGAATGGTCTGGCCGAAACCTTTGTTTTCCGGGGCGCCGGCTGGGGCCACGGTGTCGGTTTATGTCAACTCGGCGCCGGAGTCCGCGCCCAGAAAGGCGAGACCGTCAGTGAAATTCTGGCCTGGTACTACCCCGGCACCCAGATCAAGCAGCTCTATTGA
- a CDS encoding sulfite exporter TauE/SafE family protein, with translation MTVHEPSIWLYIILGLCAGTLSGFFGIGGGIIIVPALVYFAGFTQQMATGTSLMILLPPVGLAAVMVYYQNGQVNIKAAIIIALCLFIAAWAAAHIASKLNQMYLRLAFGVVMIGMGIFIALDSWAKMHK, from the coding sequence ATGACCGTGCATGAACCTTCCATCTGGCTTTACATCATCCTCGGTCTCTGTGCCGGCACGCTTTCGGGTTTTTTCGGGATTGGCGGCGGCATCATCATCGTCCCGGCGCTGGTCTATTTCGCCGGATTCACCCAGCAGATGGCGACCGGCACCAGCCTGATGATCCTTCTGCCGCCGGTCGGCCTGGCTGCGGTCATGGTCTATTACCAGAATGGCCAGGTCAACATCAAGGCCGCGATCATCATCGCCCTCTGTCTCTTCATTGCGGCCTGGGCGGCCGCCCACATCGCCAGCAAACTCAACCAGATGTATTTGCGGCTGGCCTTCGGCGTGGTGATGATTGGCATGGGGATCTTTATAGCTCTTGATTCCTGGGCCAAGATGCATAAATGA